The window AACTCGCCCTGGGCACATTCGCGGCGGCGCTATGACGCGGGCATGGGATTGCGATCATTGGACGATGTGCAGGCATTGCTGGCCTTCTTTGAGGCGCGGGCGGGTCAATTGCATGGCTTTCGCTGGAAAGACTGGTCGGACTACAGAAGCGGACAGCATTCAGCCAATCCCGCCTTTACCGATCAGGTCATCGGCGAGGGCGATGGCGAGACGCGCTTGTTTCAACTGACCAAGGCTTATGTGTCAGGTGCGACGCGCTATGTGCGACCAATCACGAAGCCGGTGCTGGACAGTGTCCGCGCCGGCGTAGGTGGGATCGAACTGTTCCCGGGTGAGGGCTACAGCGTGGATCATGGTCTGGGGATCGTGAGCTTTGATACCCCGCCGGAAATCGGCGCAGAGGTCACTGCGGGCTTTGAGTTCGACGTGCCAGTGCGTTTCGATGCGGATCACATTGCGGTTTCGGTCGCCTCGTATCAGGCCGGCGCCATGCCCCAGGTTCCAATCGTTGAGGTGCGGGTATGAGCGTCACGACCCTGGCCCGTGCATGGGCTATCAGTCGCAAGGACGGGCTGGAGCTGGGCTTTACCGACCACGATCAGGCTCTGTCTTTCGAAGGTATCCGCTTTCGCCCTGATAGCGGCATGACCGCGCGGGCCGTCGTGCAGGGGACCGGTCTGTCGGTCGACAACACCGAGGCCGAAGGTGCGCTGACCGATGATGCGATCACCGAGGCCGACCTGATGGCCGGTCGGTGGGACAGCGCAGAACTGCGTATGTGGGAGGTCGACTGGACGGATGTTGCGTCGCGGCGGATGATCTTTCGCGGCAGTCTGGGCGAGGTTTCGCGCGCAGGAGGTGCATTTCGGGCTGAGTTGCGGGGGCTGTCCGAACCTCTGAACCAGTCGCGGGGGCGACGCTATCATCCACGCTGCTCGGCCGTACTGGGCGACGCAGACTGCGGTGTGGATCTGCTTGACCCAAAGCTGAGCGCCGAGGCGGTGGTTGAAGTTGTGGGCGAGGATGGCCGCCTGACGCTGGCGCAGTTGGGCGAGTTTACCAGCGGCTGGTTCGAACGCGGGACGATCGAGGTGATCTCGGGGCGCGCGGTCGGGATGGCTGCTCAGATCAAGAACGATCTGACATTGCCCGGCGGCGCGCGGGTGTTGGATCTTTGGGCTGCATTGGCCGAGATCCCGGTCCCCGGTGATCGGGTTCGCGTGACGGCAGGGTGCGACAAACACAGCAGCACCTGTCGCGGTAAATTTAACAATTTCCTGAATTTCCGTGGGTTCCCGCATCTGCCAAGCGAGGACTGGCTGTTGTCGCCAGACAAGGCGCGCAGAGAGCCCGATGTCAAATTGTCCGTGGGCTGGAATCAGTCCCGAAATCGATTTGGAGGCGGCGCGGAAAATGAGTGATCTTGCCGTTGCGATCGCGCGCAACTGGATCGGTACGCCCTATGTTCACCAGGCCAGCGCCCGCGCCGCAGGTTCCGATTGCCTGGGTCTGATCCGTGGTATCTGGCGCGAGCTTTATGGTGCCGAACCCGAGCCTGTGCCCCCCTACTCTGCGGATTGGGGCGAGATGGGGCGCACCGAAATCCTGCTGCGGGGCGCGACGCGTCATTTGGTGGCGCTATCGCGAGATGCGCAAGAAGCGCCGGGACAGGTATTGCTGTTTCGGATGCGCGAAGGTGCGATCGCCAAACATCTGGGGTTGTTGGTTCAACTGGGTGAGCGATCCAGTTTTGTCCATGCCTATAGCGGGCATGGCGTCATCGAAAGCTCGTACAGCGCCGCCTGGCGACAGCGCGTCGTTCAGAGGTTTCGGTTTCCCTGATACAAAATTGAAGGAGGGTCGCTATGGCCACGTTGGTGCTGTCGGCTGTTGGAGCTTCGGTCGGTGCGGGCTTTGGTGGCGCGTTCCTGGGCCTCTCGGGTGCGGTGATCGGCCGCGCGGTAGGGGCCACGATCGGGCGTGCCATTGATCAGCGTTTGCTGGGTGGCGGATCGAAGGCCGTTGAGACCGGACGGATCGATCGCCTGCGTTTGCAGACCGCTGGCGAGGGTATGGCCATCCCGCAGGTTTGGGGGCAGATGCGCCTGCCGGCTCATGTGATCTGGGCGTCGCCGCTGGAAGAGATCCGGCAAAGCCAGGGTGGTGGCAAGGGCGCACCGAAGCAAAAGGTGATAGAGATCAGCTATCGCCTGTCTGTCGCCCTTGCACTGTGCGAGGGCCGTATTCTGGGTGTTGGGCGTGTCTGGGCCGATGGCGAAGAAATTGCCGCGGATGATCTGAACATGCAGGTTCATCACGGCGACGAGACACAGCAACCCGACGCCACCATCGCCACGCACGAGGGCGAAGATGCACCGGCCTATCGCGGGACCGCCTATGTCGTGCTGGAAAATCTCAGCCTGGAGCGGTGGGGCAACCGTATGCCTCAGCTTAGCTTTGAGGTAACGCGCCCTGCCCAGGATGGCTCGGGTCTTGCCGGCGATGTTACGGCTGTTGCGATGATCCCGGGCACCGGCGAATATTCCCTGGCGACGACACCGGTGATGCGTGAGGATGGGGTATTTGGCCAGAAAATCACCAACCTGAACACCCCAGCAGGCGGCACCGATTTCGCCGTCAGTTTGCGGACCCTCGGGCGCGAATTGCCGTATGTCGGTTCAGTATCCTTGGTTGTTTCCTGGTTCGGCGACGATCTGCGGATCGGTGAATGCAACGTACAACCCAAGGTGGAAAATGTGGAAGCCGCCGGCCATGACATGGACTGGCGAGCCGGTGGGATCGCCCGAGACGATGCAGGCGAAATCGCGAAGGTGGAGGGTAGGCCGATCTATGGCGGCACACCCTCGGATCAGTCGGTTCTTGAGGCGATTGAGGCAATCGATCGGGCTGGAAAAAAGGCTGTCTTCTATCCGTTCATTCTGATGGAGCAACTCGCAGGCAATGGGCTGACTGATCCCTACGGCAGCCAGGAACAGGCGGTGATGCCATGGCGTGGCCGGATCACGACCGCGCTGGCGCCGGGGCGCGCGGGCTCGACCGACGGAACCGCCGCCGCCGTGGCTGAGGTCGACGCGTTTTTCGGTGCTGCCGAGGCATCGGACTTTAGCGTGGTTGATGGCAAGATCGTTTATGCCGGCCCCGCGGAATGGTCTTACCGACGCTTTATCCTGCATTACGCGCATCTTTGCGCGATGGCAGGAGGGGTTGATGCCTTTCTGATCGGGTCAGAGATGATCGGCATGACGCAGATCCGTGGCGCCGGACGCAGCTATCCTGCGGTGGCACAACTGCGTCGTCTGGCCGCCGACGTTCGCGCCATTCTGGGTGCAGGGGTCAAGCTGAGCTATGCTTCGGATTGGTCGGAATATTTCGGCCACCAGCCGGGCGATGGTGAGGTGATGTTTCATCTGGACCCGCTCTGGGCCGATGAGAACATCGATTTTATCGGCATCGACAACTATATGCCGATGTCGGATTGGCGTGATGGCTCGGAGCACCTGGATGGGGATTGGCGGCGCATCGACAATCACGACTATCTGCTGGCCAATGTTGCGGGTGGCGAAGGTTTTGACTGGTATTACGCCAGCCAACAGGACCGCGACGATCAGCGCCGTACGCCGATCTTCGATGGCGCCCATGGCGAGGACTGGATCTGGCGCTTCAAGGATCTGAGCGGCTGGTGGCAAAACCCGCATTTCAACCGACCGAACGGCGTCCGTAGCGCCGAGGCGACGCAATGGGTGCCCGGCTCCAAGCCGGTGTGGTTCACCGAGATCGGTTGCGCGGCTTTGGACAAGGGCACCAACCAGCCTAACAAGTTCCTCGACGCGATGAGCTCGGAAAGCCGGCTGCCGTATTACTCGAACGGGCGGCGCGATGATGCGTTGCAGGCGGCCTATGTCCGGGCAATCATGGCCTACTGGTCGGATCCACAGAACAACCCCGAGATGGCCGATGGTGGCCGGATGGTCGATGTATCTCGGGCGCATGTCTGGTGTTGGGACGCGCGACCTTATCCGGCATTCCCTCAGCGCCTGGACCTGTGGAGCGACGGCCTGGCATGGGAGCGTGGGCACTGGCTCAACGGTCGCGCTGGTGCCGTGCCGCTGGCCAGCGTGGTGGGTGATATCTGCCAGGCAGCCGGCGTCAGGCATTACGACACGACCGGGCTGTCCGGCGTGGTCCGCGGCTATGTCGCAAATGGTGGCGACTCTGGGCGCTCGATGCTGCAGCCCTTGATGCTGGCTCATGGTTTCGATGCGGTAGAGCGTGACGGCGTTCTGACATTTGTGATGCGCAAAGGCCTGCCGGTCGCCGATCTTGGCCCCGAGCACCTGGCCGTGACAGAAGAGATCGAGAATTTTCAAGCCGTCCGTGCGGCGGAACCTGAACTGGCCGGCCGTGTCAGATTGACCCATGTCGAAGCGGGATCGGGGTACACGCCCTGCACCGCCGAGACGATGCTGCCGGGGGACGACCCGACAGCCGTGGCCGACAGCGAATTCCCCATGGCGCTGACCAGACCCGAAGGGCGTGCGATTGCCGAGCGTTGGCTTGCTGAATCGCGGGTTTCACGTGATGCGGCACGCTTTGCCCTGCCACCGTCTCTGGCGCATCTGGGTGCGGGCGACGTTGTTCGGATGCGCGCCACCGATGACCGTTCGCATTTATGGCGCATCGACCGGATAGAACGCGCAGGTGCGCTCATCGTTGATGCACAAAGGGTCGAACCGGGTATTTATGTGCCGGCACTTTCGGTGGAAATCAGCGGCTCGATCAAGGCATATCAGCCACCGCTGCCGGTCAGGTCGGTTGTTCTGGATCTGCCATTGATGCGGGGTGATGAGGTGCCTCATGCCCCCTATCTGGCGGCTGCGGCGAAACCCTGGCCGGGTCATGTGGCAGCGTATTTATCAAACGATGCGCAGGGTGGTTTCGAATTGAACCAGATCCTGCGTCAACCCGCCATGATCGGGGTTACGGAAACGCCGTTGTCAGCCGCGCGGCCCGGGATGCTGGACCGCGGTCAGCCCCTGCGTTTGCGACTGCAGGGCGGCGAGTTGAGTTCGGTCGCTCAATCCGCCTTGTTGAATGGCGCGAATTTGCTGGCCATCGGCGACGGCAGCGAGAACGGTTGGGAGTTGCTGCAGTTTACCAACGCCAACCTGGTCGCAGCGGGCGTCTGGGAGGTCAGCGACCGCCTGCGCGGGCAGGCGGGAACCGACGCGCTGATCCCTGCAGTCTGGCCGGTTGGCAGCACCGTCGTCATCG is drawn from Paracoccus tegillarcae and contains these coding sequences:
- a CDS encoding DUF2460 domain-containing protein, producing the protein MAFHDVRFPANLSFGSVGGPERRSEIVTLASGYEERNSPWAHSRRRYDAGMGLRSLDDVQALLAFFEARAGQLHGFRWKDWSDYRSGQHSANPAFTDQVIGEGDGETRLFQLTKAYVSGATRYVRPITKPVLDSVRAGVGGIELFPGEGYSVDHGLGIVSFDTPPEIGAEVTAGFEFDVPVRFDADHIAVSVASYQAGAMPQVPIVEVRV
- a CDS encoding DUF2163 domain-containing protein produces the protein MSVTTLARAWAISRKDGLELGFTDHDQALSFEGIRFRPDSGMTARAVVQGTGLSVDNTEAEGALTDDAITEADLMAGRWDSAELRMWEVDWTDVASRRMIFRGSLGEVSRAGGAFRAELRGLSEPLNQSRGRRYHPRCSAVLGDADCGVDLLDPKLSAEAVVEVVGEDGRLTLAQLGEFTSGWFERGTIEVISGRAVGMAAQIKNDLTLPGGARVLDLWAALAEIPVPGDRVRVTAGCDKHSSTCRGKFNNFLNFRGFPHLPSEDWLLSPDKARREPDVKLSVGWNQSRNRFGGGAENE
- a CDS encoding NlpC/P60 family protein, yielding MSDLAVAIARNWIGTPYVHQASARAAGSDCLGLIRGIWRELYGAEPEPVPPYSADWGEMGRTEILLRGATRHLVALSRDAQEAPGQVLLFRMREGAIAKHLGLLVQLGERSSFVHAYSGHGVIESSYSAAWRQRVVQRFRFP
- a CDS encoding baseplate multidomain protein megatron — encoded protein: MATLVLSAVGASVGAGFGGAFLGLSGAVIGRAVGATIGRAIDQRLLGGGSKAVETGRIDRLRLQTAGEGMAIPQVWGQMRLPAHVIWASPLEEIRQSQGGGKGAPKQKVIEISYRLSVALALCEGRILGVGRVWADGEEIAADDLNMQVHHGDETQQPDATIATHEGEDAPAYRGTAYVVLENLSLERWGNRMPQLSFEVTRPAQDGSGLAGDVTAVAMIPGTGEYSLATTPVMREDGVFGQKITNLNTPAGGTDFAVSLRTLGRELPYVGSVSLVVSWFGDDLRIGECNVQPKVENVEAAGHDMDWRAGGIARDDAGEIAKVEGRPIYGGTPSDQSVLEAIEAIDRAGKKAVFYPFILMEQLAGNGLTDPYGSQEQAVMPWRGRITTALAPGRAGSTDGTAAAVAEVDAFFGAAEASDFSVVDGKIVYAGPAEWSYRRFILHYAHLCAMAGGVDAFLIGSEMIGMTQIRGAGRSYPAVAQLRRLAADVRAILGAGVKLSYASDWSEYFGHQPGDGEVMFHLDPLWADENIDFIGIDNYMPMSDWRDGSEHLDGDWRRIDNHDYLLANVAGGEGFDWYYASQQDRDDQRRTPIFDGAHGEDWIWRFKDLSGWWQNPHFNRPNGVRSAEATQWVPGSKPVWFTEIGCAALDKGTNQPNKFLDAMSSESRLPYYSNGRRDDALQAAYVRAIMAYWSDPQNNPEMADGGRMVDVSRAHVWCWDARPYPAFPQRLDLWSDGLAWERGHWLNGRAGAVPLASVVGDICQAAGVRHYDTTGLSGVVRGYVANGGDSGRSMLQPLMLAHGFDAVERDGVLTFVMRKGLPVADLGPEHLAVTEEIENFQAVRAAEPELAGRVRLTHVEAGSGYTPCTAETMLPGDDPTAVADSEFPMALTRPEGRAIAERWLAESRVSRDAARFALPPSLAHLGAGDVVRMRATDDRSHLWRIDRIERAGALIVDAQRVEPGIYVPALSVEISGSIKAYQPPLPVRSVVLDLPLMRGDEVPHAPYLAAAAKPWPGHVAAYLSNDAQGGFELNQILRQPAMIGVTETPLSAARPGMLDRGQPLRLRLQGGELSSVAQSALLNGANLLAIGDGSENGWELLQFTNANLVAAGVWEVSDRLRGQAGTDALIPAVWPVGSTVVIVDRALRQFDLPPSVRGQQRFWQVGPAERPLGDMTYRSGSFTLRGIGLRPYAPCHLRREGRKITWVRRTRIDGDGWDGPDVPLGESREQYLLRLRQQGAVLYEVRTDAPEHEVPQTVWQQAATGGAFHIEVAQLSDQFGAGPFVRRKIDGEQ